The Aminithiophilus ramosus genome contains a region encoding:
- a CDS encoding deoxycytidylate deaminase, whose amino-acid sequence MTSRPDWDSYFLTIAAVVATRSTCLRRHVGAVLVRERQILSTGYNGAPRRTPHCDEVGCLRESLAIPSGERHEICRGSHAEINAIAQAAAVGVATAGATLYCTHEPCVFCTKALINAAVDKIVYIHPYPDELARRLRAEAAIAVLQLPPAVLSDLGSLSARP is encoded by the coding sequence ATGACCTCCAGGCCCGATTGGGACAGCTATTTCCTCACCATCGCCGCCGTCGTGGCCACCCGGAGCACCTGTCTGCGCCGTCACGTCGGCGCCGTCCTCGTCCGGGAGAGACAGATCCTGAGCACGGGCTACAACGGCGCCCCCCGGCGAACGCCTCACTGCGACGAAGTGGGTTGCCTCAGGGAGAGCCTGGCCATCCCCTCGGGAGAGCGCCACGAGATCTGCCGCGGCTCCCACGCCGAGATCAACGCCATCGCCCAGGCCGCCGCCGTCGGCGTCGCCACGGCGGGGGCGACGCTCTACTGCACCCACGAGCCCTGCGTCTTCTGCACCAAGGCTCTCATCAACGCCGCCGTCGACAAGATCGTCTACATCCACCCCTATCCCGACGAGCTGGCCCGCAGACTGAGGGCCGAGGCCGCCATCGCCGTCCTCCAGCTCCCGCCGGCCGTCCTTTCCGATCTGGGCTCGCTTTCTGCCAGGCCCTGA
- a CDS encoding ATP-binding protein, protein MSDSFDILDWEAFSGEPVMAGVEGEPTVEELSRLPFDGEAPLFAVVASPSTTERLVVDVLAASRSLALLGRWVVVPFLQDGERTFAVGQVKGVTMENDLFEGATARAVVSSLGSLPPSASQDLYRAELSMSAVFALRGPEERVVPSLMGTVPPSGSGAYLVSDAFLGGLLSRNSPDLFYLGTAYGSTGRSLLLPTWIRHFRKGPGGAGDTYHMGIFGRTGSGKSVLAKMVLIGFARHKGTSLFVFDPQGEFSRDLGGPSGEEGFSLDWGRVAEERFGKKVQAVPLRNLVLDSWELFEDVVGKALVFQWLGYPRGEKRDLAAEQLGCELRRRHMNLNDLSGDEAFAAVGEIVGDEGFVKRVYMTDESVERHLRKARDHWSDPSQREQLRSLWRGMTILFDDRRRGTVSVTRLVEELARGDRIVVVNLSREGLDRGLSLAAGASDMVWDEEIQGLVVWRLLEALRRRGEEAYLDGKRLNVLVVLDEAHRFVPRGALEGTQGKVRDLLVSAARETRKYGLGWLFVSQTLASLHPEVVGQLRALFVGFGLTGGNELAGLRDLAGGDGEALTLYQRFPDPQSAPSDTYRSFNYMLLGPLSPLAFSGQPLFLSAFASPEAFLDANGLIRP, encoded by the coding sequence ATGAGTGATTCCTTCGACATCCTCGATTGGGAGGCCTTCTCGGGAGAGCCCGTCATGGCCGGCGTCGAGGGAGAGCCGACGGTCGAAGAGCTCTCCCGCCTTCCCTTCGACGGAGAGGCCCCCCTTTTCGCCGTCGTCGCCTCGCCCAGTACGACGGAACGCCTCGTCGTCGACGTCCTGGCCGCCTCCCGCAGCCTGGCCCTTCTGGGGCGCTGGGTCGTCGTCCCCTTCCTTCAGGACGGGGAACGGACCTTTGCCGTGGGGCAGGTCAAGGGCGTGACCATGGAAAACGACCTCTTCGAGGGGGCCACGGCCCGGGCCGTCGTCTCCTCCCTCGGCTCTCTTCCTCCCTCGGCCTCCCAGGATCTCTACAGGGCCGAGCTCTCGATGAGCGCCGTCTTCGCCCTGAGAGGTCCCGAGGAGCGCGTCGTCCCCTCCCTCATGGGGACCGTCCCTCCCTCGGGAAGCGGCGCCTACCTCGTCAGCGATGCCTTCCTCGGCGGCCTCCTGAGCAGGAACAGTCCCGACCTCTTCTACCTGGGGACGGCCTACGGCTCGACGGGCCGATCCCTCCTGCTCCCCACCTGGATTCGCCACTTCCGCAAGGGGCCCGGAGGAGCCGGAGACACCTACCACATGGGGATCTTCGGCCGCACGGGCTCGGGCAAGTCGGTTCTGGCCAAAATGGTCCTGATCGGCTTCGCCCGCCATAAGGGGACCTCCCTCTTCGTCTTCGACCCCCAGGGCGAGTTCAGCCGCGACCTGGGAGGGCCTTCGGGAGAGGAGGGATTCTCCCTCGACTGGGGGCGCGTCGCCGAGGAGCGCTTCGGCAAGAAGGTCCAGGCCGTGCCCCTGCGCAACCTCGTCCTCGACAGTTGGGAACTCTTCGAGGACGTCGTCGGCAAGGCCCTCGTCTTCCAGTGGCTGGGCTACCCCCGGGGGGAAAAGCGCGATCTGGCCGCCGAACAGCTCGGCTGCGAGCTGCGCCGTCGTCACATGAATCTCAACGATCTCAGCGGCGACGAGGCCTTCGCCGCCGTCGGCGAAATCGTCGGCGACGAAGGCTTCGTCAAACGGGTCTACATGACGGACGAATCGGTGGAGCGCCACCTCCGCAAAGCCCGCGACCACTGGAGCGATCCCTCGCAGAGAGAACAGCTCCGCAGCCTCTGGCGGGGCATGACGATTCTCTTCGACGATCGCCGCAGGGGGACCGTCTCGGTGACGCGCCTCGTCGAGGAACTGGCCCGAGGCGATCGGATCGTCGTCGTCAACCTCTCCCGCGAGGGCCTCGACAGGGGGCTCTCCCTCGCCGCCGGAGCCTCCGACATGGTCTGGGACGAGGAGATCCAGGGCCTCGTCGTCTGGCGTCTCCTCGAGGCCCTGCGCCGCCGCGGAGAAGAGGCCTATCTGGACGGAAAGAGGCTCAACGTCCTCGTTGTCCTCGACGAGGCCCATCGCTTCGTCCCCCGAGGCGCCCTCGAAGGCACTCAGGGCAAGGTGCGGGATCTCCTCGTCTCCGCGGCCAGAGAGACGCGCAAGTACGGCCTGGGCTGGCTCTTCGTCAGCCAGACTCTCGCCAGTCTCCACCCCGAGGTGGTGGGCCAGCTTCGGGCCCTTTTCGTCGGTTTCGGTCTCACCGGCGGCAACGAGCTGGCGGGGCTGCGCGACCTGGCCGGAGGAGACGGGGAGGCCCTGACCCTCTACCAGCGCTTTCCCGACCCCCAAAGCGCTCCCTCCGATACCTACCGCAGCTTCAACTACATGCTCCTCGGCCCCCTCTCGCCCCTTGCCTTCTCGGGACAGCCCCTCTTCCTCTCGGCCTTCGCCTCTCCCGAGGCCTTTCTCGACGCCAACGGCCTGATCCGTCCGTGA
- a CDS encoding HDIG domain-containing metalloprotein, with translation MTLTREKALELLQRHNNDESHIRHGLAVEAAMAHFASLYGGDRDDWAMAGLLHDLDWEQTESDVASHGTVGASLLEAEGAPAWLCRAVMAHAADMSGVRPETDLEKVLFTVDEMTGFVTAVALVRPSRSLQDLELKSVKKKWKDKAFARGVDRDVVARGAAMLDKPLDWIIEETLVALRPVEREIGLGETV, from the coding sequence ATGACCCTGACGCGAGAGAAAGCCCTGGAACTTCTGCAAAGGCACAACAACGACGAAAGCCACATCCGCCACGGCCTGGCCGTCGAGGCCGCCATGGCCCATTTCGCCTCCCTCTACGGCGGCGACAGGGACGACTGGGCCATGGCCGGTCTCCTTCACGATCTCGACTGGGAACAGACCGAATCCGACGTGGCCTCCCACGGAACGGTGGGCGCCTCTCTGCTCGAGGCCGAAGGGGCTCCGGCCTGGCTCTGCCGGGCCGTCATGGCCCATGCCGCCGACATGAGCGGTGTCAGACCCGAGACGGACCTGGAGAAGGTCCTTTTCACCGTCGACGAGATGACGGGTTTCGTCACGGCCGTGGCCCTCGTCCGCCCCAGCCGGTCGCTGCAGGATCTGGAGCTCAAGTCGGTGAAGAAGAAGTGGAAGGACAAGGCCTTCGCCCGCGGCGTCGACAGAGATGTCGTCGCCCGTGGGGCGGCCATGCTCGACAAGCCCCTGGACTGGATCATAGAAGAGACCCTCGTCGCCCTTAGGCCCGTCGAGAGGGAGATCGGTCTCGGCGAGACCGTCTGA
- a CDS encoding metallophosphoesterase family protein — translation MRLLLSGDWHVGAATWGVDRSEEIRSALDQIVDRAERTRPDVVALLGDLFDRFRYPGDGPVRLVASTVRRLLDLPGRPHVIALRGNHDWSGVKIWEILSGEGRLHVVDEPVGLDVAGARFACLPYLRPHQIPPGGLEEIVVPLAAPGGRGCWSFLLAHMAVEGTVPGLREVTLPLSLVEGGPFDALFCGHIHRHGAVAEGSRAFYTGSPYRVDFSQEGGEVGLFDVDDGVIRTLPLHARELVTLRYDDEETARTGLEEDLRGHEESWVRVALERSSLSRALLLERFRALRGGERIVQLRLQTVVREEGQSPPLEFDVDALWRRFVETEEADLPTRELLTRAGAALLAGKDPEEVWHLLKGRSEGLP, via the coding sequence GTGCGGCTTCTGCTCAGCGGCGACTGGCACGTCGGCGCCGCGACGTGGGGCGTCGACAGGAGCGAGGAGATCCGGTCGGCGCTGGACCAGATCGTGGACCGGGCCGAGCGGACGAGGCCCGATGTGGTGGCTCTCCTGGGCGACCTCTTCGACCGTTTCCGCTACCCCGGAGACGGTCCCGTCCGTCTCGTCGCCTCGACGGTGCGCCGTCTTCTCGATCTGCCGGGTCGCCCCCACGTCATCGCCCTTCGGGGCAATCACGACTGGTCGGGCGTCAAGATCTGGGAGATTCTCAGCGGCGAGGGACGCCTCCACGTCGTCGACGAGCCGGTCGGTCTCGACGTGGCCGGCGCGCGCTTCGCCTGCCTTCCCTACCTCCGGCCCCATCAGATCCCGCCCGGCGGTCTCGAGGAGATCGTGGTCCCCCTCGCGGCGCCCGGCGGGAGGGGTTGCTGGTCCTTCCTCCTGGCCCATATGGCCGTGGAAGGGACGGTGCCCGGCCTGAGAGAGGTGACTCTGCCCCTCTCCCTCGTCGAGGGGGGCCCTTTCGATGCCCTTTTCTGCGGCCACATCCATCGCCACGGGGCCGTCGCCGAGGGGAGCCGTGCCTTCTACACCGGCTCCCCCTACCGTGTCGATTTCTCACAGGAAGGGGGCGAGGTGGGCCTTTTCGACGTCGACGACGGAGTGATCCGCACCCTGCCTCTTCATGCCCGGGAGCTGGTCACCCTGCGCTATGACGATGAGGAGACGGCCCGGACGGGCCTCGAAGAGGATCTGAGGGGGCACGAGGAGAGCTGGGTGCGCGTCGCCCTCGAAAGGAGCTCTCTTTCGAGGGCCCTCCTGCTGGAGCGTTTCCGTGCCCTTCGGGGAGGAGAGCGGATCGTCCAGCTCCGACTCCAGACCGTCGTCAGAGAGGAGGGCCAGTCTCCGCCGCTGGAGTTCGATGTCGACGCTCTCTGGCGTCGCTTCGTCGAGACGGAGGAGGCGGACCTTCCGACCCGGGAGCTTCTGACCCGGGCCGGGGCGGCCCTTCTGGCCGGAAAGGATCCGGAAGAGGTCTGGCATCTCCTCAAGGGACGATCGGAGGGGCTTCCGTGA
- a CDS encoding response regulator transcription factor has product MTIRVILADDHPMTRAGLAAYLEEEGDIDLVGQAVDGDEAWRLVETLRPDVALLDIRMPGADGVSVARRIKAEGLATSSLMLTSYDSKQYVVASLRAGARGYILKTTTPEELAQAIRVVAAGGLYLDSEVATAVGGDQDFFPESLSAREREVLELAARGLSSKEVAERLFISERTVQTHLASIYDKLGARNKTEAMLFALKYGLVTLEELLEA; this is encoded by the coding sequence ATGACGATACGCGTGATTCTTGCCGATGATCATCCCATGACGCGGGCCGGTCTGGCGGCCTACCTGGAGGAGGAGGGCGACATCGATCTCGTCGGCCAGGCCGTCGACGGCGACGAGGCCTGGCGCCTCGTCGAGACGCTCCGACCCGACGTGGCCCTTCTCGACATCCGCATGCCCGGAGCGGACGGCGTCTCCGTCGCCCGTCGGATCAAGGCCGAGGGGCTTGCCACGTCGTCCCTCATGCTCACCTCCTACGATTCGAAACAGTACGTCGTCGCCTCCCTTCGCGCCGGGGCCCGAGGCTACATCCTGAAGACGACGACGCCCGAGGAGCTGGCCCAGGCCATCCGAGTCGTCGCCGCCGGAGGTCTCTACCTCGACAGCGAAGTGGCCACGGCCGTCGGCGGCGACCAGGACTTCTTTCCCGAGAGCCTCTCGGCCAGGGAGCGCGAGGTCCTGGAACTCGCCGCCCGGGGTCTTTCGAGCAAGGAAGTGGCCGAGAGACTCTTCATCAGCGAACGGACCGTCCAGACCCATCTGGCCTCGATCTACGACAAACTGGGTGCCCGCAACAAGACGGAGGCCATGCTCTTTGCCCTCAAGTACGGACTCGTCACCCTCGAGGAGCTCCTCGAGGCGTGA
- a CDS encoding AAA family ATPase, with protein sequence MRLLDLSVTHFLGIDRAQVSFDPGLVAIVGPNGAGKSSLLDALVVALFGEPSPVRPLRQSHLVRLGADWGEISLSFSVDEGLFRVTRRFRPNRAQEARLERYREGRWETTASTVQALAAELTRLLAPRPFAEPDLGRLRDSFLASVFVSQGQVTRLVDAAPAERWALLSAVLGLDDEDRLRARARTVLDLAQAEEERLGGEMKALDDRLFLLPGEADLASGLEEAGKEIARREKTLEAFRRAFDARRELDRLDGALLAAELEARGARSRLEEALRLDRLGEAAEGLALLKERARSLAAIRRRAEALRGQGAEAAIRLEEKKALLQALRREWKEKESLLSDVEALAHKAEKGRLLAEARREISRIEDSLEKGESERLHLRSRRTELEAMKAALLRRRLKERLDGTVESHRQEAARLASLIGELSQVLLAWLLSLADGDGVVRPQRFRGAQVLAFAQSLRRAGLQERLDRQGRSRQDCLRLLHEGARLREELKKLPPSEGLPPPEGSVESVEEERVRLERQEERLAGAMDERRRRREALAGTSRSLEEGLGFPDERTLEGFFEARRRREELLAEKEALRKRGESLRDETELLSVEATRLDVQAERAEEALDEERRLLLQTVEAWRRTCARRQWNADELREALALGRRDLSPGLLEAARAREEAARRAFESARGSRDRFRASLPSEPPSAEALASLVAEAEGHLRRAWTTRTRLEETQAECRRLLERRALLERLAGDLLPAFDGARRLFRLTEGRSFPRFVSDHLMEGLLGAVNEALPEGTWRLRARKGVIEVVEGEGVRPASSLSGGERAFISLLMLRRLAAQVGFQRLLFIDEGLSMLDDGHLERIIDLLGTLGREAFVAVITHDPDVAAAFPRQWRLDGGRLVEEEVPHE encoded by the coding sequence GTGAGACTCCTCGATCTCTCCGTCACGCACTTCCTCGGCATCGACAGGGCCCAGGTTTCCTTCGATCCCGGCCTCGTGGCCATCGTCGGCCCCAACGGGGCCGGAAAGAGTTCCCTCCTCGATGCCCTCGTCGTGGCCCTTTTCGGCGAGCCCTCTCCGGTCCGTCCCCTTCGTCAGTCCCATCTCGTCCGTCTCGGCGCCGACTGGGGAGAGATCTCCCTCTCCTTTTCCGTTGACGAGGGGCTTTTCCGGGTGACGCGGCGTTTCCGGCCCAATCGTGCCCAGGAGGCCCGCCTCGAACGCTACAGGGAGGGACGGTGGGAGACGACGGCCTCGACGGTTCAGGCTCTGGCCGCGGAGCTGACCCGTCTGTTGGCACCCCGTCCCTTTGCGGAGCCTGATCTGGGGCGCCTTCGCGACTCCTTCCTGGCCTCCGTCTTCGTCTCGCAGGGGCAGGTGACGCGTCTTGTCGACGCGGCCCCGGCCGAACGGTGGGCTCTCCTGTCGGCCGTTCTGGGCCTGGACGACGAAGATCGGCTCCGTGCGAGGGCCCGGACCGTTCTCGATCTGGCCCAGGCCGAAGAGGAGCGTCTCGGCGGCGAGATGAAGGCTCTCGACGATCGTCTCTTTCTCCTCCCCGGCGAGGCCGATCTGGCCTCGGGCCTCGAAGAGGCCGGGAAGGAGATCGCCCGGCGGGAGAAGACCCTCGAGGCCTTTCGCCGGGCTTTCGACGCCAGGAGGGAGCTCGATCGCCTTGACGGGGCCCTGCTCGCCGCCGAGCTCGAGGCCCGGGGCGCCCGATCGCGCCTGGAAGAGGCTCTCCGTCTCGATCGCCTGGGAGAGGCCGCCGAGGGGCTGGCCCTTCTCAAAGAGAGGGCCCGCTCCCTTGCCGCCATCCGCCGCCGGGCCGAGGCGCTGCGAGGACAAGGCGCCGAGGCCGCCATCCGCCTCGAGGAGAAAAAGGCCCTGCTTCAGGCCCTTCGCCGGGAGTGGAAGGAGAAGGAGTCTCTCCTTTCCGACGTCGAGGCCCTGGCCCACAAGGCCGAGAAGGGACGGCTCCTGGCCGAGGCCCGCCGAGAGATCTCCCGTATCGAAGATTCCCTCGAAAAGGGGGAGAGCGAGCGCCTCCATCTCCGGTCGCGCCGGACCGAGCTGGAGGCGATGAAGGCCGCTCTTCTGCGGCGCCGTTTGAAGGAGCGTCTCGATGGGACCGTCGAGTCCCATCGCCAGGAGGCGGCCCGTCTGGCCTCCCTGATCGGGGAGCTCTCCCAGGTTCTGCTGGCCTGGCTCCTCTCCCTGGCCGACGGAGACGGGGTGGTGCGGCCTCAGCGCTTCCGCGGCGCCCAGGTCCTCGCCTTCGCCCAGTCTCTGCGCAGGGCCGGTCTCCAGGAGCGCCTCGACCGCCAGGGAAGGAGCCGCCAGGACTGCCTGCGCCTTCTGCATGAAGGAGCCCGTCTCCGGGAGGAGCTGAAAAAACTCCCCCCCTCCGAGGGCCTTCCTCCGCCAGAAGGTTCCGTAGAGTCCGTCGAGGAGGAGCGGGTCCGCCTGGAACGCCAGGAAGAGCGGCTTGCCGGAGCGATGGACGAGCGTCGGCGACGCCGCGAGGCTCTCGCCGGGACGAGCCGGAGCCTCGAAGAAGGCCTGGGCTTCCCCGACGAGAGGACGCTGGAAGGCTTTTTCGAGGCCAGGCGGCGACGGGAGGAGCTTCTCGCCGAAAAGGAGGCCCTCCGAAAACGGGGCGAATCGCTGCGGGACGAGACGGAACTTCTGAGCGTCGAGGCGACCCGTCTCGACGTGCAGGCCGAAAGGGCCGAAGAGGCCCTCGACGAGGAGCGTCGTCTCCTCCTTCAGACCGTCGAGGCCTGGCGCCGGACCTGCGCCCGCCGGCAGTGGAACGCCGACGAGCTTCGCGAGGCCCTCGCCCTGGGGCGGCGCGACCTCTCCCCCGGCCTGCTCGAGGCGGCCCGGGCACGGGAGGAGGCGGCCCGGAGGGCCTTCGAGTCGGCCCGAGGGAGCCGCGACCGTTTCCGCGCCTCTCTCCCCTCCGAACCTCCCTCGGCGGAGGCGCTGGCCTCCCTGGTGGCCGAGGCCGAAGGGCATCTGCGGCGCGCCTGGACGACGAGGACCCGTCTGGAGGAGACTCAGGCCGAATGCCGACGGCTTCTGGAGCGACGGGCCCTCCTGGAGAGGCTTGCGGGAGATCTCCTGCCGGCCTTCGACGGGGCGCGCCGTCTCTTCCGCCTCACCGAGGGAAGGAGCTTTCCCCGTTTCGTCAGCGATCACCTCATGGAAGGACTCCTCGGGGCCGTCAACGAGGCCCTGCCCGAGGGTACGTGGCGCCTCAGGGCCCGAAAGGGCGTCATCGAAGTCGTCGAGGGAGAGGGCGTCCGTCCCGCCTCGAGCCTCTCCGGCGGAGAGAGGGCCTTCATCTCCCTCCTGATGCTTCGTCGCCTCGCCGCCCAGGTCGGTTTCCAGCGGCTTCTTTTCATCGACGAGGGATTGTCCATGCTTGACGACGGCCATCTGGAGCGGATCATCGATCTTCTGGGCACGTTGGGCCGCGAGGCTTTCGTGGCCGTCATCACCCATGACCCCGATGTGGCCGCGGCCTTCCCCCGCCAGTGGCGCCTGGACGGGGGACGTCTCGTAGAAGAGGAGGTCCCGCATGAGTGA
- a CDS encoding MBL fold metallo-hydrolase RNA specificity domain-containing protein, producing MLLRVLGAAGEVTGSNYLVEVGDSRVLIDVGLHQGKDDESRNREPLPFEAASISAVVLTHAHLDHTGRVPLLVRQGFRGKIWATAPTVSLVDVLWSDSVKIMKEEAEWRSRKNARRGLPPVEPLFGEEDLQRALEFLEPASYDDIFDVAPGVKVRFRDAGHILGSAIIELWIKEDGRQVKVVFSGDLGPQQTVMERNPAFIEEADYVLIESTYGDREHRSNDETRLEFRQIMEQALRDRAKVMIPTFVVDRAQRVLYELMLLQQEGVLKDNVPIYFDSPMGVRATEIYRRHLPLLSAEIQKQIKRGNDPFAPHMLNFVDGVEESQAINEVRHAVVLAGSGMANGGRIVHHLKHNIWNEKSHVVFVGYQARGTLGRRLVEGEKLLKIAGEEVSVRAQLHTVNGFSAHADRTDLLTWAGNFANGPMFLVTHGEPRSSLALASALEEKGYRAVVPRVGEEFRLVPAGEFEPALIVPAYGFSEGDRVRGLLSEVASLAVAMGDDLPEDLASVLPLVQSAKTLLEAAGRLAPSREGAGKNV from the coding sequence ATGCTTTTGAGAGTGCTTGGAGCCGCAGGAGAGGTAACGGGTTCGAACTACCTCGTCGAGGTCGGCGACAGCCGCGTTCTCATCGACGTCGGCCTTCATCAGGGAAAGGACGACGAGAGCCGCAACCGCGAGCCCTTGCCTTTCGAGGCCGCTTCGATCAGCGCCGTCGTCCTGACCCATGCCCATCTGGACCACACGGGGCGGGTCCCCCTTCTGGTCCGCCAGGGATTCAGGGGGAAAATCTGGGCCACGGCGCCCACGGTGAGCCTCGTCGACGTCCTCTGGAGCGACTCGGTCAAGATCATGAAAGAGGAGGCCGAGTGGAGGAGCCGCAAGAATGCCCGCAGGGGCCTCCCGCCCGTCGAGCCCCTCTTCGGCGAGGAGGACCTCCAGCGGGCCCTGGAGTTCCTCGAACCGGCCAGTTACGACGACATCTTCGACGTCGCCCCCGGCGTGAAGGTCCGTTTCCGCGACGCCGGTCACATCCTGGGAAGCGCCATCATCGAGCTCTGGATCAAGGAGGACGGCCGTCAGGTCAAGGTCGTCTTCTCCGGCGACCTGGGACCCCAGCAGACCGTCATGGAGCGCAACCCCGCCTTCATCGAAGAGGCCGACTACGTCCTCATCGAGTCGACCTACGGAGACAGGGAACATCGGTCCAACGACGAGACGCGCCTCGAGTTCCGTCAGATCATGGAACAGGCTCTGAGGGACCGGGCCAAGGTCATGATCCCCACCTTCGTCGTCGACAGAGCCCAGAGAGTCCTCTACGAACTCATGCTTCTCCAGCAGGAGGGCGTCCTCAAGGACAACGTCCCCATCTACTTCGACTCTCCCATGGGCGTCCGGGCCACGGAGATCTACCGTCGCCACCTTCCCCTTCTGTCGGCGGAGATCCAGAAGCAGATCAAACGGGGCAACGATCCCTTCGCTCCCCATATGCTCAACTTCGTCGACGGCGTCGAGGAGTCGCAGGCCATCAACGAGGTCCGTCACGCCGTCGTCCTCGCCGGCAGCGGCATGGCCAACGGCGGCCGCATCGTCCATCACCTGAAGCACAACATCTGGAACGAGAAGAGCCACGTCGTCTTCGTGGGTTATCAGGCCCGGGGCACTCTGGGGCGTCGCCTCGTCGAGGGGGAGAAGCTCCTCAAAATCGCCGGCGAGGAGGTCTCCGTCAGAGCCCAGCTTCACACCGTCAACGGTTTTTCGGCCCATGCCGACAGGACGGACCTGCTCACCTGGGCCGGAAACTTCGCCAACGGCCCCATGTTCCTCGTCACTCACGGGGAGCCCCGTTCCTCGCTGGCCCTTGCCTCGGCCCTGGAGGAAAAGGGGTACCGGGCCGTCGTGCCCCGCGTCGGAGAGGAATTCCGGCTCGTGCCCGCCGGAGAGTTCGAGCCGGCCCTGATCGTTCCCGCCTACGGCTTCTCCGAGGGAGATCGGGTCAGGGGGCTTCTTTCCGAAGTGGCCTCTCTGGCCGTCGCCATGGGAGACGATCTGCCCGAGGATCTTGCCTCCGTGCTGCCCCTCGTCCAGTCGGCCAAGACCCTTCTGGAGGCGGCGGGACGTCTCGCCCCCTCCCGCGAAGGGGCGGGAAAAAACGTCTGA
- a CDS encoding sensor histidine kinase, whose protein sequence is MRRHLLALLVVTTLLPSLAVLVVAGVSLSHHDRAMEQVARSYVEDLAQTVASRLEDGLKGGGYLSPTMRLMGLRLFTSGLSMPGWVAVVNGEGVVLSASPGVEILSKIWRPEYPLGRAFEIRRPGSDTYTVAAYPVERGFFVVAAVSWNQLLGPMVRFSHVWAFLVGALGLAGLLAVIPLWRWLVRPLRRLEEEVSILQWGRDLPHRDDPVAVYQVRRLREVLHELARAAVDRAELTRRYVSDLVAVQERERSALAREIHDGPVQDVTALVQRLRLARGAATEEARCRHFDLAEEGASLAVRELRALCDELAPPWLDLGLSQALTELTERFGRHFDVEIDCETDPALDPLPPETVLSLFRIIQEAFNNALRHGGARKLVLRLSAEGKGLGKALIVDDGHGFEPPEDLVRLRLAGHRGLANMEERARLVGGSLEVRSARGEGTKIVVLFPLPSERP, encoded by the coding sequence GTGAGACGTCACCTGCTGGCCCTTCTCGTCGTCACGACCCTCCTTCCCTCCCTGGCCGTCCTCGTCGTCGCCGGCGTGAGCCTTTCCCACCACGACCGGGCCATGGAACAGGTGGCCCGGTCCTACGTGGAGGACCTGGCCCAGACCGTGGCCTCTCGACTGGAAGACGGCCTCAAGGGGGGAGGGTACCTCTCGCCGACGATGCGCCTCATGGGGCTTCGCCTCTTCACCTCCGGCCTCTCCATGCCGGGTTGGGTCGCCGTCGTCAACGGCGAGGGGGTCGTTCTCTCCGCCTCTCCCGGCGTGGAGATCCTCTCCAAGATCTGGCGCCCCGAATATCCCCTCGGGCGGGCCTTTGAAATCCGTCGCCCCGGATCGGACACCTACACCGTCGCCGCCTACCCCGTGGAACGGGGCTTTTTCGTCGTTGCCGCCGTCTCCTGGAACCAGCTTCTGGGGCCCATGGTCCGCTTCTCCCACGTCTGGGCCTTTCTCGTCGGTGCTTTGGGTTTGGCCGGCCTTCTGGCCGTCATCCCCCTCTGGCGATGGCTCGTCCGTCCCCTCCGCCGTCTCGAGGAGGAGGTCTCGATCCTTCAATGGGGACGGGATCTTCCCCATCGAGATGACCCCGTCGCCGTCTATCAGGTCCGCCGACTGCGCGAAGTTCTTCACGAACTGGCCAGGGCGGCCGTCGACCGCGCCGAACTGACGCGCCGTTACGTCTCGGACCTCGTCGCCGTCCAGGAGCGGGAGCGTTCCGCCCTGGCCCGCGAGATCCATGACGGCCCCGTCCAGGACGTGACGGCTCTCGTCCAGCGGCTCCGTCTCGCCCGCGGCGCCGCGACGGAGGAGGCCCGGTGCCGTCACTTCGACCTGGCCGAAGAGGGAGCCTCCCTGGCCGTGAGGGAGTTGCGGGCCCTCTGCGACGAACTGGCCCCGCCCTGGCTCGACCTGGGGCTCTCTCAGGCCCTGACGGAGCTGACGGAGCGCTTCGGCCGCCACTTCGACGTGGAGATCGACTGCGAGACCGATCCCGCCCTCGATCCCCTCCCTCCGGAGACGGTTCTCTCCCTCTTCCGCATCATCCAGGAGGCCTTCAACAACGCCCTGCGCCACGGAGGCGCGCGAAAGCTCGTCCTCCGTCTCTCCGCCGAGGGGAAGGGGCTCGGGAAAGCCCTCATCGTCGACGACGGGCACGGCTTCGAGCCCCCGGAGGACCTGGTCCGCCTTCGCCTGGCCGGTCATCGCGGCCTGGCCAATATGGAGGAGCGGGCCCGTCTCGTGGGAGGATCCCTGGAGGTCCGATCGGCCCGTGGCGAGGGGACGAAGATCGTCGTCCTTTTCCCTCTGCCGTCGGAGAGGCCGTGA